Proteins encoded within one genomic window of Girardinichthys multiradiatus isolate DD_20200921_A chromosome 21, DD_fGirMul_XY1, whole genome shotgun sequence:
- the pdk3a gene encoding pyruvate dehydrogenase (acetyl-transferring) kinase isozyme 3, mitochondrial isoform X2 codes for MRLFMCLLKNTNPKIEYYSRFSPSPLSIKQFLDFGRENACEKTSYMFLRKELPVRLANTMREVNLLPDKLLSQPSVRLVQKWYMQSFVELLDFENRKPEDPHTLNDFLEILIDIRNRHNDVVPTMAQGVIEYKEKFGFDPFISSNIQYFLDRFYTNRISFRMLINQHTLLFGNDTNPAHPKHIGSIDPNCNVAEVVSDAYDTAKMLCEKYYLAAPELKIEEFNMKAQKKPIQVVYVPSHLFHMLFELFKNSMRATVELYENSKEGLPPVEIKVTLGKEDLSIKISDKGGGVPLRKIDRLFNYMYSTAPTPSLEPGAVPLAGFGYGLPISRLYARYFQGDLKLYSMEGVGTDAVIYLKALSSESFERLPVFNKSAWRHYKTSPEADDWSNPSKEPRDATSSEVK; via the exons ATGAGGCTCTTCATGTGTCTGCTGAAAAACACTAACCCCAAAATCGAGTATTACTCCCGATTTTCACCGTCTCCGCTCTCCATCAAGCAGTTCCTGGATTTTG GCAGGGAGAATGCATGTGAGAAAACATCCTACATGTTCCTGCGAAAGGAGCTGCCAGTGCGGCTGGCCAACACCATGAGAGAGGTCAACCTGCTGCCTGATAAGCTGCTCAGCCAGCCCTCTGTCAGACTGGTCCAGAAGTG GTACATGCAGAGCTTCGTGGAGCTGCTGGATTTCGAGAACAGGAAGCCAGAGGACCCTCACActctgaatga tttCCTGGAGATCTTGATCGACATCCGAAACCGTCACAACGATGTTGTTCCCACCATGGCTCAGGGGGTCATCGAGTACAAGGAGAAGTTTGGTTTTGACCCCTTCATCAGCAGCAACATCCAGTATTTTCTTGACCGCTTTTACACCAACCGCATCTCTTTCCGCATGCTCATCAACCAGCACA CTCTGCTGTTCGGCAACGACACCAACCCAGCCCATCCGAAACACATCGGCAGCATCGATCCCAACTGCAATGTGGCTGAAGTTGTTAGTG ATGCCTATGATACTGCCAAGATGTTGTGTGAGAAGTACTACTTAGCTGCTCCCGAGCTCAAGATCGAGGAGTTCAACA TGAAAGCTCAGAAGAAGCCCATCCAGGTGGTGTACGTGCCCTCACATCTGTTCCACATGTTGTTTGAGCTCTTCAAG AACTCGATGAGGGCAACAGTGGAGCTCTATGAAAACAGTAAGGAAGGGTTGCCGCCCGTAGAGATAAAAGTCACTCTGGGTAAAGAGGATCTGTCAATAAAG ATCAGCGACAAAGGAGGAGGAGTTCCTCTGAGGAAGATAGACCGACTCTTTAACTACATGTACTCCACTGCCCCAACGCCCAGCCTGGAGCCAGGAGCCGTCCCATTG GCAGGTTTTGGTTACGGTTTGCCAATCTCTCGGCTCTATGCTCGATACTTCCAGGGGGATTTGAAGCTCTACTCCATGGAGGGAGTGGGCACGGATGCTGTCATCTATCTGAAG GCTCTTTCCAGTGAATCCTTTGAGCGCCTCCCTGTATTCAACAAGTCAGCTTGGCGGCACTACAAGACCAGCCCTGAGGCGGACGACTGGAGCAACCCCAGCAAAGAGCCCCGTGATGCCA CTTCATCTGAAGTGAAATGA
- the pdk3a gene encoding pyruvate dehydrogenase (acetyl-transferring) kinase isozyme 3, mitochondrial isoform X1, giving the protein MRLFMCLLKNTNPKIEYYSRFSPSPLSIKQFLDFGRENACEKTSYMFLRKELPVRLANTMREVNLLPDKLLSQPSVRLVQKWYMQSFVELLDFENRKPEDPHTLNDFLEILIDIRNRHNDVVPTMAQGVIEYKEKFGFDPFISSNIQYFLDRFYTNRISFRMLINQHTLLFGNDTNPAHPKHIGSIDPNCNVAEVVSDAYDTAKMLCEKYYLAAPELKIEEFNMKAQKKPIQVVYVPSHLFHMLFELFKNSMRATVELYENSKEGLPPVEIKVTLGKEDLSIKISDKGGGVPLRKIDRLFNYMYSTAPTPSLEPGAVPLAGFGYGLPISRLYARYFQGDLKLYSMEGVGTDAVIYLKALSSESFERLPVFNKSAWRHYKTSPEADDWSNPSKEPRDASKSIFKANR; this is encoded by the exons ATGAGGCTCTTCATGTGTCTGCTGAAAAACACTAACCCCAAAATCGAGTATTACTCCCGATTTTCACCGTCTCCGCTCTCCATCAAGCAGTTCCTGGATTTTG GCAGGGAGAATGCATGTGAGAAAACATCCTACATGTTCCTGCGAAAGGAGCTGCCAGTGCGGCTGGCCAACACCATGAGAGAGGTCAACCTGCTGCCTGATAAGCTGCTCAGCCAGCCCTCTGTCAGACTGGTCCAGAAGTG GTACATGCAGAGCTTCGTGGAGCTGCTGGATTTCGAGAACAGGAAGCCAGAGGACCCTCACActctgaatga tttCCTGGAGATCTTGATCGACATCCGAAACCGTCACAACGATGTTGTTCCCACCATGGCTCAGGGGGTCATCGAGTACAAGGAGAAGTTTGGTTTTGACCCCTTCATCAGCAGCAACATCCAGTATTTTCTTGACCGCTTTTACACCAACCGCATCTCTTTCCGCATGCTCATCAACCAGCACA CTCTGCTGTTCGGCAACGACACCAACCCAGCCCATCCGAAACACATCGGCAGCATCGATCCCAACTGCAATGTGGCTGAAGTTGTTAGTG ATGCCTATGATACTGCCAAGATGTTGTGTGAGAAGTACTACTTAGCTGCTCCCGAGCTCAAGATCGAGGAGTTCAACA TGAAAGCTCAGAAGAAGCCCATCCAGGTGGTGTACGTGCCCTCACATCTGTTCCACATGTTGTTTGAGCTCTTCAAG AACTCGATGAGGGCAACAGTGGAGCTCTATGAAAACAGTAAGGAAGGGTTGCCGCCCGTAGAGATAAAAGTCACTCTGGGTAAAGAGGATCTGTCAATAAAG ATCAGCGACAAAGGAGGAGGAGTTCCTCTGAGGAAGATAGACCGACTCTTTAACTACATGTACTCCACTGCCCCAACGCCCAGCCTGGAGCCAGGAGCCGTCCCATTG GCAGGTTTTGGTTACGGTTTGCCAATCTCTCGGCTCTATGCTCGATACTTCCAGGGGGATTTGAAGCTCTACTCCATGGAGGGAGTGGGCACGGATGCTGTCATCTATCTGAAG GCTCTTTCCAGTGAATCCTTTGAGCGCCTCCCTGTATTCAACAAGTCAGCTTGGCGGCACTACAAGACCAGCCCTGAGGCGGACGACTGGAGCAACCCCAGCAAAGAGCCCCGTGATGCCAGCAAGTCCATTTTCAAAGCTAACAGATAA